From the Lysobacter soyae genome, the window CGCCGGCTCAAAAAGAGCGCATCAAGACCATCAACGGCCAAGTGGCAGCACTGCAAACCAAGCTGCCGCAAAACGTGCTGGCTGAAGCGAATGCCTCGGCGGTGATTGTCGATTCCGTCGATTCGCTGAAAGGCCTGGACGACGCCGCCATCAAGGTGTTGGCTGAGAATGCCAAGGCCAATGGCGCGGAAGGCAAATACCGCATTGCCCTGCTCAACACGACGCAGCAGCCGATCCTTACGAATCTGGAAGACCGCGCTTTGCGTGAGCGCATTTTCAAAGCCTCGCTGGCGCGCGGCAGCCGCGGCAACCAGTTCGACAACACCGGACCGTTCTCGGAGCTCGTGAAACTGCGTGCCGAAAAGGCCAAGTTGCTTGGCTATCCGAACTACGCTTCCTATTCGATGGCGAAGGAAACCGCGAAAACACCGGCGGCGGTGAATGCGATGCTCGAGAAGATCGCCGGCCCTGCCGTGGCGAAGGCACGCGAAGAAGGCAAGTTGCTGCAGGCGTTGATTGACAAAGAACAAAAGGCCAAAGGCCAGCCGAGCTTCAAGCTTGAGCCGTGGGACTGGATGTTCTACAGCGAGAAGTTGCGCAAGGAACAGTACGCATTCGACGAAGGCCAGCTGAAGCCTTATCTGGAATGGAGCAATGTGCTTGAAAACGGTGTGTTCTTCGCAGCACACGAGTTGTATGGCATCACGCTGAAGCGCCGGACGGATTTGCCTGTCTATCATCCGGACGTTCGCACCTACGACGCATTCAATGCCGATGGCAGCAAGTTCGCCATTGTCATCGTGGATCCGTTTGCACGCCCGTCAAAACAAGGCGGCGCATGGATGTCGACCTACGTCGACCAGAACGATTTGTTGAACCAACACACCGTCGCGGCATTGCACTTGAACGTGACCAAGCCGGCCGCCGGCGAACCCGGACTGATGACATGGGATGACGTCACCACTGCGTTCCACGAATTCGGTCACGTGCTGCACGGCATCTTCTCCGACGTGAAGTACCCCTACTTCTCGGGCACCGACGTGCCGCGCGATTTCGTCGAATATCCGTCGCAGGTCAACGAAATGTGGGCGGAAGATCCGACAGTGATCGCGAACTACGCCAAGCATTGGAAGACCGGCGAAGTCATGCCGCGCGAACTGCTGGACAAAGTCGCCAAGGCCTCCAAGTTCAACGCCGGTTTCGGCATGACCGAAGTGATGGGCGCAACGCTGCTCGATCAACGCTGGCACCAAGTCTCTGCTGACAAGTTGCCGGCCGCCGCCGGGGTCATGGCTTTTGAAGCCAAAGCCTTGAAAGACGTCGGCCTGGACTACACGCCGGTGCCGCCGCGTTATCGCACGCCCTATTTCAAGCACATCATGGAAGGCTACGCAGCGGGCTACTACGCGTACACCTGGTCCGAAGTGTTTGACGCGGATACCGTGGAATGGATGCATAAGAACGGTGGCTTGAAGCGCGCGAACGGTGATCGCTTCCGCAACATGCTGCTCTCGAAGGGTGGCAGCGAAGATGCCTTGGTCTTGTTCAAGAACTTCTACGGCGGCGAACCCGACATCCGTCCGTTGCTTGAACGTCACGGTTTGGTCAAGGCAAAAAAGTAATCGGTCGCTGATGGAAGCTTCCGCGTTGAAAATGGCCCTGTGCGTCGCTTCCGGCGGCGC encodes:
- a CDS encoding M3 family metallopeptidase, with the protein product MRINKLAKSPLAVALTVGMGVTLAGCSSSSVIKDTSAEQGQTIDMPATASNPFFEASTLEYEYPQFDKIKVEHFGPAFDRGMADQKAEWDKIANNADAPTFENTILEMEKSGQLLKRARYVFSNLTSADSNDAINALDSEYAPKFEAHNDSKFLNDTLFKRIDDLYTRRNSLGLDPQSVRLIERYDLDFVRAGAKLTPAQKERIKTINGQVAALQTKLPQNVLAEANASAVIVDSVDSLKGLDDAAIKVLAENAKANGAEGKYRIALLNTTQQPILTNLEDRALRERIFKASLARGSRGNQFDNTGPFSELVKLRAEKAKLLGYPNYASYSMAKETAKTPAAVNAMLEKIAGPAVAKAREEGKLLQALIDKEQKAKGQPSFKLEPWDWMFYSEKLRKEQYAFDEGQLKPYLEWSNVLENGVFFAAHELYGITLKRRTDLPVYHPDVRTYDAFNADGSKFAIVIVDPFARPSKQGGAWMSTYVDQNDLLNQHTVAALHLNVTKPAAGEPGLMTWDDVTTAFHEFGHVLHGIFSDVKYPYFSGTDVPRDFVEYPSQVNEMWAEDPTVIANYAKHWKTGEVMPRELLDKVAKASKFNAGFGMTEVMGATLLDQRWHQVSADKLPAAAGVMAFEAKALKDVGLDYTPVPPRYRTPYFKHIMEGYAAGYYAYTWSEVFDADTVEWMHKNGGLKRANGDRFRNMLLSKGGSEDALVLFKNFYGGEPDIRPLLERHGLVKAKK